The window GCGTTCAGCTGAACAGCAGGACGCGGTCCCACGACGGGCCGGGCACCTCGTACCCCGCGAACGGCAGCAGCGCGCAGGCCACCCCGGCCGCACCTTCGACGAGCCCGGCCGAGTCCACGGATGAGCCGGCTTCGTGGTGCCGGAAGAGGAATTCCGCCGTCTCGTCCGCGCAGGCGGCCACCCGCAGGGCGACCCGGCCGGCCACCGCCAGCAGGTCCGGATCGCCGGCCGCCGTGCCGACCCGGAACAGGGCACGCAGCAGACCGGCGTACCCGTGGCAGACGGTCGGGCCGTCGAGGTGCCAGTCGGCCTCGGGGCGCCGTGAAACCGCACGCAGGGACTCGGCCGCGAGCCGCTGCCAGGTCGGTTCACCGAGCACGGACCCGGCCCGGTGCAACGCCACCGCGACGCCGGGAGCGCCGTAGCACCACGCGCTCTTGGCCGGGACCGGTGGTTCTCCCGCCACGCCGGCCCGGGCCGGGAAGTACGGACCGGCGGCGTCTTCGCCGGCGACCTCGCCCAGCCAGCCGGCGATGCGGTACATCGCGTCCCGCTGACCGGGTACCAGGCGCCCGCGTTCCGCGGCGAGCGCGAGGAACGCGAGCACCCCGGCGACGCCGTGGGCCATCCCGGCGTCGGCGGACCCGCCGGGCCACTCGCGCCGGGTTCCCGCGGCCGGCTGCCGGTCCGCCGGCACCCACCAGCCCGGCACCCGGCGGCCACGTACTTCGACCGGGCGCGTCAGCCGGACGAGGGCGTCGAGGGTCGGCCGGATGTCCGCGCCGGCGTCGAGGAGGACCCGGCCGAGCCCGGTGACGCCGTTGACGACGTCGTAGTCGGCGCACGAGACGCCCGGCCCGGGCGCCCGCCGAGTGAGCCGGTGCGCCTGCGCGGCCTCGGCGTACGCGGTCAGCCGCTCCCGCAACCCCCGGTAGCGGCCGGTGCCGGCGGCGCACGTCTGTGCGGCGGCGAGCACCGCGGCCGGGCCCTCGTAGAGCCCGGAGGCCGGTGCCCCGTCCAGCGCGGCGACCGCGCCGGCGAGGTGCCGGTGGGCCACCGGCAGCCACTGCTCGTCAGCCCGGCCCAGCTCACCGAACAGCATCGCGATCCCGGGGTGCCCCCGGAACAACGACGTCGGCCGTGCGGTGACCGGGCCGGCGGTCGCGAGCCGCCGGGCGGTCTCGGTCACGAGCGCGGCGAAGTCCACCGTCACGAGCGGTGGGTGCGGCGGCCGAGGTGGTCGAGGACCGCGCCGCGCGCACAGCCGTGCACCTTCCGCTCCCGCTCGACGGGGCCGCCGAACAGGCGGTTGCACGTCAGGTGCAGCAGGCTCGCGACGATGTCCGCGGCCGCGGCGGTGCAGTCGTCGCCCAGCTCGCGGACGACTTCGCCGTAGTGGCGGACCGCCTCGTCACGCGGGCCGAGCGCGTCGGCCACCAGGCGGCCCTCGGCCGTCGAGCGCAGGCCGGGCCAGCTGCCGGCCGGGTCCACGAGGGACCGCCACCGGCCGCGGTCGGAGACGTACTCCCGGCCCGGGGCCACCGCCGGCAGCCAGTGCGCCGCCGGATCCGCGCAGTCCCCGCCGAACGCGTGGGCCAGCGCCGCCAGCGACACCGCGGCCAATTCGTCCAGCGAAAAGCCCGTGCGCCGCTCGAGGTCCAGCAGCCTCAGCGCGAGCTCGCTGTCGGCGTGGAACACCGCCTCGGCCGCGGGCATCGCCGCCGGCCCGCCGTACCGCTCGAGTTCCGGCTCGTGGCTCGCCACCAGCCAGTCCCCGATCAGCCGCTGGTCCGACCACTCGCCGAGGCGGCCGGCCAGCCGGGGGAACACCGACGGCCACAACGTCGCGGGATCGCCGCGGAACCGCAGCCGCAGCACCGGATCCGGCTCCGCGTAGCGGACGAAGTACCAGCACCCGCCGGCGTCCGCGGCCAGTGCCGGGAGCCGGTCGCGGACGACGTCCGGCTGCGGCGAGAAGACCTTGACGTACAGCCATTCCCCGCCCGGCTGGTACCGGCGGCGAGCCCGCACCGGCCGGGCCGGCGGCGCGGACCGCACCGGCGTCCGGCGGCTCAGCCGGACGACCACCTCCGCGGGCCGGCCGCCCAGCCAGCCACCGGGGTCGAAGGACTCGGTGGCGACCAGCCCGGCGTCCCGGCGCACCTCGTCACGCAGGATCGCCAGGTGCCACGGGTCGGCCAGGTCGAGCGCCAGCCGCTGGTCACGGCTCCGGACCACGACCCGGTCCGGCACCCGCCACGCCGTCCGCCACCGCTCGACCGCGCGGGGCCAGTCGTCCGCCGGCAGCTCGCGCAAGGCGTCCAGGCGCCAGACCGCCGGGCTCAGCACCGTGCGGCGGTAGCGCACGCGCGGCAGGTACGGCCCCGGCAGCGCGCTTCCCCAGTCCCACGGTTCCCACAACCGGGTCCCGGCCAGCCCGGCGTCGTGCAGGAACCGGACGACGTTCGGCGCCTGCTCCTCGAGCCGCAGCATGGTGTGCACGACCGGCAGCAGCGCCGTCCCGGTCGGGACGTGCACGACGGACAACCGGCCGCCGGTCACGCCGACGGCGAGCTCAGCCGGGCCGAGCGCATCCCCGGGCAGGCCGACCGCGATGCGCCGGCCGGTGAAGGCGGGCGTGTTGACGACGTTCGCGCCGCGGCCTTCGCGCGGCTGGTAGGCCAGGGTCACCGGGACCGGTTCGCCGTCCGCCGCGGCCGCGCCGGACCGCAGGGCGGCGTCGAGGCCGGGCAGCAGGCCCGCGAACCGGCCCGCGGTGGCGCCGGGCTGGTACGACCCGTGGCTCGGGGCGGTGACCAGCAGGAACTCTCCCGCGGCGAGGTCCGCGAGGGAGGCCGCGCACAGCTGGAAGCAGTACTCGCCGAACCGGGTGACCTCGGCCGGGTCACCGTCGTCGGCCAGCGCGTCGACGGTCTCGTCGTCGAGCACGATCTCGCGCTCGCCGTCCCGGACCGCCTCGGCCGCGAGCGCCGCCACCCGGCGGTCCCGGTCCGGCCGTTCGAGCGGCGGCTCCGGCGGTGCGGGCCGCGCGGCCGGCCACCGGTAACCCGCCGGCGCCCCGATCCCGGTGGTCTCGTCGAGTGCCTCGAGCAGCGGGACCAGCCGTCCAGTGCCGTACCGCTCGGTGAACCGGGCCTGCCACCCGGCCAGGACGGTCCGCCGCGGCGACATCCGCCACATCGCGGTGACGGCGGCCCCGGCTTCGGCCCGGACGGCCTCGGGCAGCCGCACGCGCAGGCCGTGGCGGGTGTCGACGTGCACGGGATTTTCGTGGGGCCGCACGGACTTCGCGAGAGCGACGACCCGCCGCAGCTCGCCGGCACCCGCGCCGATCGGCCGCGCGTCGTGGGCATCGCGCGCTTCGGCCACGGCGGCGAGGGCCGCGCGCAGCGGCACGACCGCACCGCGGCGTTCGGCCGCGGCCAGGACGGCGAGCACGTGGGCCAGCGGGTCACCGCCGTCCAGCGGCGGCCGCAGCGACGTCACGAGCACGCCCTGGCGCACGAGTTCGGCGAGCAACGCGGCGGCGGTGGCGCCGGGGACCGCGAAGCGGTCACGCAGCGCGGCGACGACGTCCGCCACGGGACGCACCGACCGCGCTTCGGCGAGCACCGCCTCGACCGCCGGGGTGCAGCGCACCGAAACGGCTGCGAGCCGGCCCGCCGAGGGCGTCTCCAGGTGCAGCCGGTCGCCGCGGCGGACGAGCGCGCCGTGTGCCTGGACGTCGAGGTGGGGCAGCAGGCCCGGGTCCGGTTCGGCGGCTTCGACGACCTCGCGCAGCCAGCCGAGGTCGACGCGGGTCCGCGTCCGCGGCGCTTCGTCGTCCGCCACCTTCGGCGTGACGTCGAACCACCCGGCGGACACCCCGGCGAACAGCCCGAAGGGCGTCGGCCGCGTGCGCGCCCGGAGGTCGTACTTGAGCACGGCGAGCGCGGCCCGCCGCAGCTGGGCCGGCTTGCGCCCGGCGAGCCGGTCCGCCCGCGCGTCCGTCAGGACCGCGGCGAGGCTCGGACTGGCGACCTCGATCGCTTCGGCCAGATCGGCCTGGCCGGCGGCGGCCCGCAGGACCGCCCGGCACGTCTCGGGATCCGGTCCGCCGGGTGCGGCCGGGAGCCGCGCGGCCGGCGGCCGCAGCGGGGTGCGCACGACGAAACCGTCGTGCACCCGGAAGATCTCGTCAGCCATTTCCGCCTCCGGGAAACCGGCGGCGGAAAACCGGAGGCGTCCGGTTTTCCGCCGGCCGCGGCGATCAGAAGGACGAGCAGCAGTCGGTGCCGAGCACCCAGACCACGATGTCCGGGTTGAACTCGGCCTGGACGTCGAGGTCGAAGTCGTCCGGGACGACCTGCAGTTCTCCGTTGGCGTTCTGCATGATTCCGCTCCTGTCGGTGAGTGCGAGGGTTTCGATGTCCACCTGGGCCCCGGTGCCTCACCAGTAAATGGGCGGACCCGCCGCCGGAGCAATCGCCGGCGGTCAGGTTGGCAGTGATGGCAGGGTGCGTCAGCCGTCCTTGGCGAACCGGCGGGTCAGGCCCGCGACGGCGATGCCGGCGACGGCCAGGACGATCCCCGTGACCAGCCAGCCGACCAGCGCGAGCACCACGCCGGTGGCCGCGAACAGGGCGAACTCCACCAGGAAGCGGGCCGGTTCCGGCAGCCGGCGGCGGGCTCGCGGGGCGATGAACATGCCCCAGACGGCGGCCGCGGCGAGCGGCAGCAGGACCGCGTCGACGATCGCCAGCGCCACCCCGCCGCCGAGCCGGCTGCCGGCCAGCGCCAGGCCGCCCAGCAGGCCCAGCTCGCTCAGGAAGCGGACGGTCAGCACCACGCCCGCGACCCCGCTCAGGCGGGGAGTCGGCTCCGAAGTCATCGGGCCAGCCTAGGGGCCGCGTCCACTGTGGACGTTACGGGTGCGGACGGCCACGGTGTGTGATCTCGGCCACACGTCACCTGGTCGGCGTGGTGATGTTGCGGTTCCGAATCGGTCCACCAGGCCGCCAGGCCTCGCTGTAACGACGGTCCACCCCTGCTCGACGTGTTTAACGCAGATCGCGACCGCGAGCCAAGGAGCCTGGTAGATGACCACATGTCGACTCTGCGGTTCGACAAAGACGGCCAGCGTGGTGGACCTCGGGGCCACTCCCCCGTGTGAGCGATTCTTGACCGCCGAACAGCTCGACGAGCCGGAGACCACCTTCCCACTCCACCTCAAGGTGTGCACCGACTGCTGGCTCGCCCAGATCCCCCCGCTGATCGACCCGGACGACACCTTCACCGAGTACGCCTACTTCTCGTCCTTCTCGACGTCGTGGGTCGAGCACGCGAAGCGGTACGTCGACGGCGCGGTCGAGCGGCTGGGGCTCGGCGAGAAGTCGTTCGTCGTCGAGGTCGCCAGCAACGACGGCTACCTGCTCAAGCACGTCGTCGGGCACGGCATCCGGTGTCTCGGCGTCGAACCTTCGGTGAACGTCGGGCAGGCGGCGCGCGACGCCGGCGTGCCCACCCTGACGGCGTTCCTCTCCGAGGAGACCGGCCGCCAGGTGCGCGAGGAGCACGGTGCCGCGGATCTGGTGGCCGCGAACAACGTCTACGCGCACATCCCGGACGTCCTCGGCTTCACCAAGGGCCTCCGCGCCCTGGTCGCGGACGACGGCTGGGTCTCCATCGAGGTCCAGCACCTGCTCACGCTGATCGAGAAGAACCAGTACGACACGATCTACCACGAGCACTTCCAGTACTACACGGTCGAATCCGCGCGCCGGGCCCTCGCGACCGGCGGCCTGACGGTCGTCGACGTCGAACTGGTGCCCACGCACGGCGGGTCGATCCGGCTCTGGGCGCGCCCCGACGCGGTCGCGGGCGAGCCCAGCGAGCGGATGACCGACGTCCTGGAGCGCGAGAAGGCGGCCGGGCTGCACGAGCTGTCCGGGTACACCGAGTTCGCCGAGCGCGTCACCCGCGTGCGGCTGGACCTGCTGAAGTTCCTCATCGAGGCGCGGGGCGACGGGAAGACCGTCGTCGGCTACGGCGCCCCGGGCAAGGGCAACACCCTGCTGAACCACTGCGGCATCCGGACGGACCTGCTGCAGTACACGGTCGATCGCAACCCCTACAAGCACGGCCGGTTCACCCCGGGCACGCGGATCCCGGTGCTGCCCCCGGAGCGGATCGAGGCCGATCGGCCCGACTACGTGCTCGTCCTCCCGTGGAACCTCCGGGAGGAACTGACCGAACAGCTTTCGTTCGTGGGCGCGTGGGGCGGAAAGCTCGTGTTCCCCATCCCCCACCTGGAAATCGTCGAGGTGTCGTGAAGTGAAGGTCGTCCTCTTCTGCGGTGGCTACGGGATGCGGATGCGCAACGGCGCGGCCGACGACGTCCCCAAGCCGATGGCGATGGTCGGTCCGAGACCGCTCATCTGGCACGTCATGCGCTACTACGCGCATTTCGGCCACACGGAGTTCATCCTGTGCCTCGGCTACGGCGCGGCGCACATCAAGAACTTCTTCCTGAACTACCAGGAAACCATTTCCAACGACTTCATCCTGCGCAACGGCCAGGCGGAACTGCTCTCGACCGACATCGCCGACTGGACGATCACCTTCGTGCAGACCGGGATCGAATCGCCGATCGGTGAGCGCCTGCGCCGCGTCCGCGACTACCTCGACGGCGACGAGATGTTCCTCGCGAACTACGCCGACGTCCTCTCCGACGTCCCACTGCCCGACATGATCGAGCGGTTCGCCAACACCGACGCGGGCGCGTCGATGATGGTCGTCCCGCCGCAGTCGTCGTTCCACTGCGTGGAGATGAACGAGGGCGGCATGGTCGGCTCGATCACCGCGGTCAGCGAAATGCCGCTCTGGGAGAACGGCGGGTACTTCGTGCTGCGGCAGGAAGTGTTCGACCACATCCCGGAGAACGGCGACCTGGTCGCCGACGGCTGCGGCGAGCTGGCCAAGCGCGGCCGGCTCCTGGCCTACCCGTACCGCGGGTTCTGGAAGCCGACCGACACGGTCAAGGAACGGGCAGCCCTCGACAGCTCCTACACGCACGGCGACCGGCCCTGGGCGCTGTGGGAGCGCCCCGCCGCGAGCATCGCGTGATCGGGCTGCGGCCGGGACGGCTCGGCAGC of the Amycolatopsis sp. NBC_01488 genome contains:
- a CDS encoding class I SAM-dependent methyltransferase, with amino-acid sequence MTTCRLCGSTKTASVVDLGATPPCERFLTAEQLDEPETTFPLHLKVCTDCWLAQIPPLIDPDDTFTEYAYFSSFSTSWVEHAKRYVDGAVERLGLGEKSFVVEVASNDGYLLKHVVGHGIRCLGVEPSVNVGQAARDAGVPTLTAFLSEETGRQVREEHGAADLVAANNVYAHIPDVLGFTKGLRALVADDGWVSIEVQHLLTLIEKNQYDTIYHEHFQYYTVESARRALATGGLTVVDVELVPTHGGSIRLWARPDAVAGEPSERMTDVLEREKAAGLHELSGYTEFAERVTRVRLDLLKFLIEARGDGKTVVGYGAPGKGNTLLNHCGIRTDLLQYTVDRNPYKHGRFTPGTRIPVLPPERIEADRPDYVLVLPWNLREELTEQLSFVGAWGGKLVFPIPHLEIVEVS
- a CDS encoding YrdB family protein; the protein is MTSEPTPRLSGVAGVVLTVRFLSELGLLGGLALAGSRLGGGVALAIVDAVLLPLAAAAVWGMFIAPRARRRLPEPARFLVEFALFAATGVVLALVGWLVTGIVLAVAGIAVAGLTRRFAKDG
- a CDS encoding glucose-1-phosphate cytidylyltransferase, which produces MKVVLFCGGYGMRMRNGAADDVPKPMAMVGPRPLIWHVMRYYAHFGHTEFILCLGYGAAHIKNFFLNYQETISNDFILRNGQAELLSTDIADWTITFVQTGIESPIGERLRRVRDYLDGDEMFLANYADVLSDVPLPDMIERFANTDAGASMMVVPPQSSFHCVEMNEGGMVGSITAVSEMPLWENGGYFVLRQEVFDHIPENGDLVADGCGELAKRGRLLAYPYRGFWKPTDTVKERAALDSSYTHGDRPWALWERPAASIA
- a CDS encoding lantibiotic dehydratase produces the protein MADEIFRVHDGFVVRTPLRPPAARLPAAPGGPDPETCRAVLRAAAGQADLAEAIEVASPSLAAVLTDARADRLAGRKPAQLRRAALAVLKYDLRARTRPTPFGLFAGVSAGWFDVTPKVADDEAPRTRTRVDLGWLREVVEAAEPDPGLLPHLDVQAHGALVRRGDRLHLETPSAGRLAAVSVRCTPAVEAVLAEARSVRPVADVVAALRDRFAVPGATAAALLAELVRQGVLVTSLRPPLDGGDPLAHVLAVLAAAERRGAVVPLRAALAAVAEARDAHDARPIGAGAGELRRVVALAKSVRPHENPVHVDTRHGLRVRLPEAVRAEAGAAVTAMWRMSPRRTVLAGWQARFTERYGTGRLVPLLEALDETTGIGAPAGYRWPAARPAPPEPPLERPDRDRRVAALAAEAVRDGEREIVLDDETVDALADDGDPAEVTRFGEYCFQLCAASLADLAAGEFLLVTAPSHGSYQPGATAGRFAGLLPGLDAALRSGAAAADGEPVPVTLAYQPREGRGANVVNTPAFTGRRIAVGLPGDALGPAELAVGVTGGRLSVVHVPTGTALLPVVHTMLRLEEQAPNVVRFLHDAGLAGTRLWEPWDWGSALPGPYLPRVRYRRTVLSPAVWRLDALRELPADDWPRAVERWRTAWRVPDRVVVRSRDQRLALDLADPWHLAILRDEVRRDAGLVATESFDPGGWLGGRPAEVVVRLSRRTPVRSAPPARPVRARRRYQPGGEWLYVKVFSPQPDVVRDRLPALAADAGGCWYFVRYAEPDPVLRLRFRGDPATLWPSVFPRLAGRLGEWSDQRLIGDWLVASHEPELERYGGPAAMPAAEAVFHADSELALRLLDLERRTGFSLDELAAVSLAALAHAFGGDCADPAAHWLPAVAPGREYVSDRGRWRSLVDPAGSWPGLRSTAEGRLVADALGPRDEAVRHYGEVVRELGDDCTAAAADIVASLLHLTCNRLFGGPVERERKVHGCARGAVLDHLGRRTHRS
- a CDS encoding lanthionine synthetase C family protein, whose protein sequence is MTVDFAALVTETARRLATAGPVTARPTSLFRGHPGIAMLFGELGRADEQWLPVAHRHLAGAVAALDGAPASGLYEGPAAVLAAAQTCAAGTGRYRGLRERLTAYAEAAQAHRLTRRAPGPGVSCADYDVVNGVTGLGRVLLDAGADIRPTLDALVRLTRPVEVRGRRVPGWWVPADRQPAAGTRREWPGGSADAGMAHGVAGVLAFLALAAERGRLVPGQRDAMYRIAGWLGEVAGEDAAGPYFPARAGVAGEPPVPAKSAWCYGAPGVAVALHRAGSVLGEPTWQRLAAESLRAVSRRPEADWHLDGPTVCHGYAGLLRALFRVGTAAGDPDLLAVAGRVALRVAACADETAEFLFRHHEAGSSVDSAGLVEGAAGVACALLPFAGYEVPGPSWDRVLLFS